GCGGCCACCGCTCCGGACGCCCGAAGATCTCGCACGACGACGCCACGACCATGCGGGCAGCCGGGGCCACGCGCCGGACCGCCTCCATCAGGTTGACCGTGCTCCCCGCGTTGGCGGACAGCGCCTCCATGGGACGCTCCCACGACGTGTCGACCCGGCTGGCGGCCGCGAGGTGATAGACCTCGTCGGGGGCGACCCGAGCCACCACCTCCTGCACCGCCGCCGGGTCGCCCAGGTCGAGCGGGACGACGTCGAGGCGTGAGAGGAGGTGCGCGATGCGCCAATCGCGACCATCGCCGCCGCCGCGGCGCGACGTTCCCACGACGCGATACCCGTGCGCGAGGAGGAGCTCGGCGAGGTACGAGCCGTCCTGCCCACGGACGCCCGTGACGAGCGCCGTCTTCGCGGGCGCGTCACGCATCGGCGAGGGGGTGAACGAAAAAGGGAGCGCCGAACGCGCTCCCTTGGTCGAACATCGGTTGGAGCGCCGAGCTCACGCGACGGCGGCACCGCGAGGGGCCCGCTGCACCTTGCCGGCGGCGAGGCAGCGCGTGCACACCTTGACCTTGATGGTCTTCCCTTCGCTCACGACGCGGACGACCTGGAGGTTGGGCTTCCAGGTGCGACGGGTCTTGTTGTTGGCGTGCGAGACGCTGTTTCCGTAGGCCACGCCCTTCTCGCAGACGTAGCAGCGGTTGCGACTGATGGCCATGGCTCAGCCCTCCACGAGCTCGATGCGCGCCATTTCCGCCCCGTCGCCCTTGCGATGGCCGGTCTTGAGGATGCGCGTGTATCCACCGGGCCGCTTGACGTACTTGGGCCCGATCTCCTTGAACAGCTTGTCCGCCGTCTCCCGCTTCTGGATGTGACGGCCGGCGAGACGGCGATCGTGCAAGGTCCCGGAGCGGGCCTTGGTGATCAGCTTCTCGATGAAGGGGCGAAGCTCCTTGGCCTTCGCCTCCGTGGTCTCGATGGCACCGTGCTCGATCAGCGACGACGCGAGGCCGCGCATGAGCGCGAGCTTCTGTTCGCTGGTGCGGCGAAGCTGGCGCCCCGCTTT
The sequence above is drawn from the Gemmatimonadetes bacterium SCN 70-22 genome and encodes:
- a CDS encoding 50S ribosomal protein L17, whose amino-acid sequence is MRHRKAGRQLRRTSEQKLALMRGLASSLIEHGAIETTEAKAKELRPFIEKLITKARSGTLHDRRLAGRHIQKRETADKLFKEIGPKYVKRPGGYTRILKTGHRKGDGAEMARIELVEG
- a CDS encoding 50S ribosomal protein L28; this encodes MAISRNRCYVCEKGVAYGNSVSHANNKTRRTWKPNLQVVRVVSEGKTIKVKVCTRCLAAGKVQRAPRGAAVA